The proteins below are encoded in one region of Dioscorea cayenensis subsp. rotundata cultivar TDr96_F1 chromosome 18, TDr96_F1_v2_PseudoChromosome.rev07_lg8_w22 25.fasta, whole genome shotgun sequence:
- the LOC120282455 gene encoding transcription factor DIVARICATA-like, which produces MTKWGVEVLPPASSYFGNSNWFLGQNRSVIWTASENKIFENALAYIDSDTPNRWKMVAEMLPGKSVDDVITHYRDLEHDVSHIEAGLIPVPGYSSPSFTLDWESSNLGFEGLRQAYGAVAGKRAAGRLSEQERKKGVPWTEDEHRKFLMGLKKYGKGDWRNISRNFVPTRTPTQVASHAQKYFIRLSSGGKDKRRSSIHDITTVNLPDDNPVSPTHASSLSTQSSSVVLPGTPDKFSVKLEPNNCTEAARTMSGTSIQMHTNRLVQPSYGVTPYQLKLQAQSPNKSSFGSIMGVNHSMFRTLSAQLHPHG; this is translated from the exons atgacaaagtgGGGAGTTGAAGTTCTTCCTCCAGCGTCGTCCTACTTCGGCAACTCAAATTGGTTTCTCGGGCAGAACAGGAGCGTTATTTGGACGGCAAGTGAGAACAAGATCTTTGAGAATGCACTTGCTTATATTGACAGCGACACTCCGAACAGGTGGAAGATGGTTGCTGAAATGCTCCCTGGGAAGAGCGTGGACGATGTTATCACACATTACCGGGATTTGGAGCATGATGTCAGTCATATCGAGGCTGGTCTCATCCCGGTTCCTGGTTATAGTTCCCCATCTTTCACTCTGGATTGGGAGAGCAGCAACCTTGGATTCGAAGGCTTAAGGCAAGCTTACGGTGCTGTTGCTGGGAAGAGGGCTGCTGGAAGGCTCTCTGAgcaagagaggaagaaggggGTCCCTTGGACTGAGGATGAGCACAG GAAATTTCTTATGGGGCTGAAGAAGTATGGGAAAGGTGACTGGAGAAATATATCTAGGAATTTCGTCCCCACTCGGACACCTACTCAGGTGGCTAGTCATGCGCAGAAGTATTTTATTAGGCTCAGTTCTGGTGGTAAAGACAAGAGGAGGTCTAGCATCCATGATATTACCACTGTCAATCTTCCTGATGATAATCCTGTCTCTCCAACTCATGCCTCTTCTCTTTCCACCCAATCAAGTTCTGTGGTCTTGCCAGGGACGCCGGATAAGTTCTCTGTCAAGTTGGAACCTAATAATTGCACTGAAGCAGCCAGAACCATGAGTGGTACGTCAATCCAGATGCACACTAATAGGCTTGTGCAACCATCTTATGGTGTCACTCCCTACCAACTGAAGTTGCAGGCTCAAAGTCCAAATAAAAGCTCTTTTGGTTCCATCATGGGAGTAAACCACAGTATGTTCCGCACCTTATCTGCTCAGCTCCATCCCCATGGCTAA
- the LOC120282454 gene encoding beta-glucosidase BoGH3B-like — MGDLPLYKDPAQPVETRVQDLLSRMSLREKAAQMAQIERSVATPHSLNRLAVGSVLSAGGSAPREQASAADWADMIDEMQSWAVSSRLGIPIIYGSDAVHGHNNLFGATIFPHNVALGATRDSELARKIGVATAVEVRASGIHYTFAPCVAVCRDPRWGRCYECYSEDPEIVRKMTSIVSGLQGTPPEDHPVGYPFVAGRNSVIACAKHFVGDGGTDKGINEGNAICTFDELERIHISPYLNCLSQGVSTVMVSYSKWNGSPLHANRFLVNDILKGKLGFKGFVISDCQGIDRLSKPHGSNYRYCISASINAGIDMIMVPFRYGQFVEDLIFLVETGEIPMSRINDAVERILRVKFVAGLFEHPFSDRSLLHTVGCKEHRELAREAVRKSLVLLKNGKDSNRPFLPLDKKARKILVAGTHADDIGYQCGGWTITWHGNSGKITTGTTILEAIKETVGENTEVIYEERPSATTFVDQDFTFGIVVVGEVAYAEFLGDRSNLDIPLNGGSTISLVASRVPTLVILISGRPLVLEPYLLDEIDALVAAWLPGTEASGITDVLFGDHEFEGLLPVTWFRTVAQLPLNAGNNLYDPLFPLGFGLKMGLDLQTED, encoded by the exons ATGGGCGACCTCCCCCTCTACAAAGACCCGGCTCAGCCCGTGGAAACCCGCGTCCAGGACCTGCTTTCCCGGATGTCACTGCGGGAAAAGGCCGCCCAGATGGCCCAGATCGAGCGATCCGTAGCCACTCCCCACTCTCTCAACCGTCTCGCCGTTGGCAGCGTCCTCAGCGCCGGCGGCAGTGCCCCGAGAGAGCAAGCCTCGGCTGCTGATTGGGCCGACATGATTGACGAGATGCAGAGCTGGGCCGTTTCCTCTCGTCTTGGCATCCCCATCATCTACGGCTCCGACGCTGTCCACGGCCACAACAACCTCTTCGGGGCCACCATCTTCCCCCACAACGTCGCCCTCGGTGCCACCAG AGATTCCGAGCTAGCTCGCAAGATCGGAGTGGCGACTGCTGTCGAAGTGAGGGCGAGCGGCATCCACTACACCTTTGCCCCCTGTGTTGCG GTTTGCAGGGATCCTAGATGGGGAAGATGCTACGAGTGCTATAGCGAGGATCCTGAGATTGTCCGGAAGATGACCTCAATTGTATCTGGGTTGCAGGGAACGCCACCTGAAGATCATCCTGTGGGCTACCCTTTCGTTGCTGGAAG AAATAGTGTAATTGCATGCGCCAAGCATTTTGTTGGGGATGGGGGCACGGACAAGGGGATAAATGAAGGCAATGCCATTTGCACCTTTGATGAGTTGGAGAGGATTCACATAAGCCCTTACTTGAACTGCCTTTCTCAGGGAGTCTCTACTGTCATGGTATCATATTCCAAATGGAATGGCAGCCCCTTGCACGCCAACCGTTTTCTTGTGAATGATATTCTCAAGGGAAAGCTGGGTTTCAAG GGATTTGTGATCTCAGATTGTCAAGGCATTGATAGGCTCTCTAAGCCGCATGGATCAAATTATCGTTATTGCATTTCTGCATCAATTAATGCCGGCATTGACATG ATAATGGTGCCTTTCAGATATGGACAGTTTGTGGAGGATTTGATATTTTTGGTGGAAACTGGGGAGATACCCATGTCCAGGATCAATGATGCTGTTGAGCGAATCCTGAGGGTAAAGTTTGTTGCTGGATTATTTGAGCACCCTTTCTCAGATCGATCTCTGCTTCACACAGTTGGTTGCAAG GAACATCGAGAATTGGCTCGTGAGGCAGTTCGAAAGTCCCTGGTCCTGTTGAAAAACGGAAAGGATTCAAATAGGCCATTCCTTCCTTTGGACAAAAAGGCCAGAAAAATTCTTGTTGCGGGAACCCATGCTGATGATATTGGATACCAGTGTGGAGGATGGACCATAACATGGCACGGAAACAGTGGAAAAATAACAACTG GCACAACTATACTAGAAGCCATCAAAGAAACAGTAGGAGAGAATACTGAAGTTATCTATGAGGAACGTCCATCAGCTACAACCTTTGTGGATCAAGATTTCACATTTGGTATAGTAGTTGTTGGAGAAGTTGCGTATGCTGAATTCCTGGGGGACAGATCAAATCTTGATATTCCTCTAAATGGTGGAAGTACTATTAGTCTGGTGGCTAGCAGGGTTCCTACATTAGTTATTTTGATATCTGGAAGGCCTTTGGTTCTGGAGCCCTATCTGTTGGATGAAATAGATGCACTGGTTGCTGCTTGGTTGCCTGGAACTGAGGCAAGTGGAATTACTGATGTTTTGTTTGGAGATCATGAATTTGAAGGTTTGCTGCCAGTTACATGGTTCAGAACAGTTGCTCAGTTGCCACTGAATGCTGGAAATAACTTGTATGACCCTTTATTTCCACTTGGATTTGGGTTGAAGATGGGGCTGGACTTACAAACAGAAgattaa
- the LOC120282091 gene encoding coronatine-insensitive protein homolog 1b-like: MEKRKLSRALSFGISDVALECVMNYIDDPKDRDSISLVCQRWCHIDAITRKHVTIALCYSTTPDRLRRRFPHLESLKLKGKPRASMFDNLIPEDWGGHAGPWINVIADAFLCLKALHLRRMIVTDADIMVLVGARGRILESLKLDKCSGFSTNGLLHVARSCKCLKTLFLEESLIVENDAKWLHELASNSTVLESLNFYLTELKIVPYQALELLAKNCQSLVSLKISDCDMSELIGFFQAARNLEDFAGGSFDEQPGEVNNRYTNVRFPPRLCRIGLTFMGTNEMPIIFPLAAALKKLDLQLTFLSTEDHCQLIQQCPNLEILEVRNVIGDRGLEVVAQTCKKLRRLRIERGEDEQGLEDEQGMVSQRGLSAVAEGCLELEYLAVYVFDISNAALECIGTFSKNLCDFRLVLLEREERITELPLDNGVRALLRGCTKLRRFALYLRPGGLSDVGLAYIGENSKNIRYMLLGFVGDSDAGLLRFSEGCPDLQKLELRGCCFSERALARAATQLVSLRYIWVQGYNASPNGSGLMVMARPHWNIEFIPPRQVNERPGELPPIDHPAQILAYYSLAGRRTDCPHTVIPLYPHA, translated from the exons ATGGAAAAGCGGAAGCTCAGCAGAGCTCTGAGCTTCGGGATTTCAGATGTGGCGCTGGAGTGCGTTATGAACTACATCGACGACCCCAAAGACCGGGATTCCATCTCCCTCGTCTGCCAGAGATGGTGCCACATCGACGCCATCACCCGCAAGCACGTCACCATCGCCCTATGCTACTCCACCACCCCTGACCGCCTTCGCCGGAGATTTCCACATCTCGAGTCTTTGAAACTCAAGGGCAAGCCACGTGCGTCTATGTTTGATAATCTCATACCAGAGGACTGGGGCGGCCACGCGGGTCCCTGGATCAACGTGATCGCCGATGCTTTTCTCTGTCTCAAAGCCCTCCATCTCAGGCGGATGATTGTCACAGATGCTGATATTATGGTGTTGGTCGGAGCCCGGGGCCGGATTCTGGAGTCGCTTAAGCTAGATAAGTGCTCAGGCTTTTCTACCAATGGGCTTCTCCATGTTGCACGCTCCTGCAA ATGCCTCAAAACACTTTTTCTAGAAGAAAGTTTGATTGTTGAAAATGATGCCAAATGGCTTCATGAGCTTGCTTCCAACAGTACGGTTCTTGAGAGTTTGAACTTCTATCTGACAGAGCTCAAAATTGTCCCATATCAAgcacttgaattgcttgctaaAAATTGTCAGTCTTTGGTTTCTTTGAAGATCAGTGACTGCGATATGTCAGAGCTAATTGGGTTTTTCCAAGCTGCCAGGAATTTGGAAGACTTTGCTGGAGGTTCATTTGATGAACAACCCGGAGAAGTGAACAACAGGTACACAAATGTCCGGTTCCCTCCAAGGTTATGCCGTATAGGTCTCACTTTCATGGGAACCAATGAGATGCCTATAATATTCCCACTTGCTGCTGCACTAAAGAAGTTGGATCTTCAGCTAACCTTTCTCAGTACTGAGGACCATTGCCAACTGATTCAACAATGCCCAAATCTAGAGATTCTTGAG GTAAGGAATGTTATTGGAGACCGAGGATTAGAAGTTGTGGCTCAGACATGTAAGAAACTACGAAGGCTTAGAATAGAGCGAGGGGAGGATGAACAAGGACTGGAGGATGAGCAAGGTATGGTTTCACAAAGGGGGCTTTCTGCAGTTGCCGAAGGATGTTTGGAGTTGGAATACCTGGCTGTGTATGTGTTCGACATTTCAAATGCTGCCCTAGAATGCATAGGCACCTTCAGCAAAAACCTTTGTGATTTTCGGCTTGTCTTGCTTGAGAGGGAAGAAAGAATCACAGAGCTGCCCCTTGACAATGGTGTCCGAGCTCTGCTGAGGGGATGCACCAAGCTCAGGAGATTCGCTCTGTACCTAAGACCCGGGGGTTTATCAGATGTGGGCCTTGCATACATCGGTGAAAACAGTAAGAACATACGGTATATGCTGTTGGGTTTTGTAGGAGACTCTGATGCCGGGCTTCTCCGGTTTTCAGAAGGCTGCCCTGACCTGCAGAAGCTGGAACTGAGGGGTTGCTGCTTCAGCGAGCGTGCGTTGGCCCGAGCAGCCACCCAGCTAGTGTCATTGAGGTACATATGGGTGCAGGGGTACAACGCGTCCCCCAATGGCAGTGGTCTTATGGTGATGGCACGTCCGCACTGGAACATTGAGTTCATCCCTCCTCGGCAGGTTAATGAAAGGCCAGGAGAGCTTCCTCCAATTGACCACCCTGCTCAGATTTTGGCGTACTATTCACTTGCCGGGCGAAGGACAGATTGCCCTCATACAGTGATTCCTCTTTATCCACATGCATGA
- the LOC120282102 gene encoding coronatine-insensitive protein homolog 1b-like produces the protein MDNRNLNRAMSFGISDVALECVMSYIDDPKDRDALSLVCRRWYHIDAITRKHITIALCYSTTPDRLRRRFPHLESLKLKGKPRASMFDNLIPEDWGGHVGPWINEIADAFVCLKALHLRRMIVTDADIKVLVGARGRIMESLKLDKCSGFSTNGLLLVARSCKCLKTLFLEESLIVENDAKWLHELASNSTVLESLNFYLTELKIVPYQALELLAKNCQSLVSLKISDCDMSELIGFFQAARNLEDFAGGSFDEQPGEVNNRYTNVRFPPRLCRIGLTFMGTNEMPIIFPLAAALKKLDLQLTFLSTEDHCQLIQQCPNLEILEVRNVIGDRGLEVVAQTCKKLRRLRIERGEDEQGLEDEQGMVSQRGLSAVAEGCLELEYLAVYVFDISNAALECIGTFSKNLCDFRLVLLEREERITELPLDNGVRALLRGCTKLRRFALYLRPGGLSDVGLAYIGENSKNIRYMLLGFVGDSDAGLLRFSEGCPDLQKLELRGCCFSERALAQAATQLVSLRYIWVQGYNASPNGSGLMVMARPHWNIEFIPPRQVNERPGELPPIDHPAQILAYYSLAGRRTDCPHTVIPLYPHA, from the exons ATGGACAACAGGAACCTCAACAGGGCTATGAGCTTCGGGATTTCAGATGTGGCGCTGGAGTGTGTTATGAGCTATATCGACGACCCCAAAGACCGGGATGCCCTCTCCCTCGTTTGCCGAAGATGGTACCACATCGACGCCATCACCCGCAAGCACATCACCATCGCCCTCTGCTACTCTACCACACCTGACCGCCTTCGCCGGAGATTTCCACATCTCGAGTCTTTGAAACTCAAGGGCAAGCCACGTGCATCTATGTTTGATAATCTCATACCAGAGGACTGGGGCGGCCATGTAGGCCCCTGGATCAACGAGATCGCCGATGCTTTTGTCTGTCTCAAAGCCCTCCATCTCAGGCGGATGATTGTCACAGATGCTGATATTAAGGTGTTGGTCGGAGCCCGGGGCCGGATTATGGAGTCGCTTAAGCTAGATAAGTGCTCGGGCTTTTCCACTAATGGGCTTCTCCTTGTTGCACGCTCCTGCAA ATGCCTCAAAACACTTTTTCTAGAAGAAAGTTTGATTGTTGAAAATGATGCCAAATGGCTTCATGAGCTTGCTTCCAACAGTACGGTTCTTGAGAGTTTGAACTTCTATCTGACAGAGCTCAAAATTGTCCCATATCAAgcacttgaattgcttgctaaAAATTGTCAGTCTTTGGTTTCTTTGAAGATCAGTGACTGCGATATGTCAGAGCTAATTGGGTTTTTCCAAGCTGCCAGGAATTTGGAAGACTTTGCTGGCGGTTCATTTGATGAACAACCCGGAGAAGTGAACAACAGGTACACAAATGTCCGGTTCCCTCCAAGGTTATGCCGTATAGGTCTCACTTTCATGGGAACCAATGAGATGCCTATAATATTCCCACTTGCTGCTGCACTAAAGAAGTTGGATCTTCAGCTAACCTTTCTCAGTACTGAGGACCATTGCCAACTGATTCAACAATGCCCAAATCTAGAGATTCTTGAG GTAAGGAATGTTATTGGAGACCGAGGATTAGAAGTTGTGGCTCAGACATGTAAGAAACTACGAAGGCTTAGAATAGAGCGAGGGGAGGATGAACAAGGACTGGAGGATGAGCAAGGTATGGTTTCACAAAGGGGGCTTTCTGCAGTTGCCGAAGGATGTTTGGAGTTGGAATACCTGGCTGTGTATGTGTTCGACATTTCAAATGCTGCCCTAGAATGCATAGGCACCTTCAGCAAAAACCTTTGTGATTTTCGGCTTGTCTTGCTTGAGAGGGAAGAAAGAATCACAGAGCTGCCCCTTGACAATGGTGTCCGAGCTCTGCTGAGGGGATGCACCAAGCTCAGGAGATTCGCTCTGTACCTAAGACCCGGGGGTTTATCAGATGTGGGCCTTGCATACATCGGTGAAAACAGTAAGAACATACGGTATATGCTGTTGGGTTTTGTAGGAGACTCTGATGCCGGGCTTCTCCGGTTTTCAGAAGGCTGCCCTGACCTGCAGAAGCTGGAACTGAGGGGTTGCTGCTTCAGCGAGCGTGCGTTGGCCCAAGCGGCCACCCAGCTAGTGTCATTGAGGTACATATGGGTGCAGGGGTACAACGCATCCCCCAATGGCAGTGGTCTTATGGTGATGGCACGTCCGCACTGGAACATTGAGTTCATCCCTCCTCGGCAGGTTAATGAAAGGCCAGGAGAGCTTCCTCCAATTGACCACCCTGCTCAGATTTTGGCGTACTATTCACTTGCCGGGCGAAGGACAGATTGCCCTCATACAGTGATTCCTCTTTATCCACATGCATGA